Below is a window of Shinella sp. PSBB067 DNA.
CTCGCGCCGGTAGACCGCGCCGGCCTTGGTGTGGACGCGCCGCTCTCCCGTCTCCTCCTCCAGGAGGAAGTCGCAGTCCGTCATCGGCACGACCACGTAGCCGAGCCCGTGCACATGATGGCCGGTATCGGCGCCGGGCTCGAAATCCCAGCGGGTCACGCGCACCACCTGGTCGTCGAGGAGGATCGTGGGCACGGCCGGCGGGCGGGCGCGGAACTGGGACATGGCGGCTCCTCGTCAGGAAAGCAGGATCTGGCCGGACCCTATCGCCGCGCCGCCCGCCTGCCAAGCGCGAAGACGGGCCCGCCGCGAAATCGCGCGGGACTGCGGACAATAATCGCGGCAAAGCGGAACATAGGCATTGTCCGCGCCCTCCCGCTTTGCTATCAGGCTCCCGCCGTGTTGGGGCGTCGCCAAGCGGTAAGGCACCGGTTTTTGGTACCGGCATTCCCAGGTTCGAATCCTGGCGCCCCAGCCACGGCTTTCAGGCCGCGCTTGCGAAAGTCGGGTATCGAAGGCTCGCCGCCTCTTCTTCTTGTGGAACGTTCGGTGCTATCACCGTCTTTCAACGAAAGACGGGAGATCGAGCATGAGCGCGAACAAGGTAGCCGTAATCACCGCGGGCGGCAGCGGCATGGGGGCGGCGTCCGCGCGGCGGCTTGCGGCTGACGGCTTCAAGGTCGCGATCCTGTCCTCCTCGGGCAAGGGCGAGGCGCTGGCGAAGGAACTGGGCGGCGTCGGCGTGACCGGGTCCAACCAGTCGAACGAGGACCTGAAGGGGCTCGTCGATCTCGCCGTCTCGACCTTCGGGCGCATCGACGTGCTGGTCAACAGCGCCGGCCACGGGCCGCGCGCCGAGATCACCGCCATCAGCGACGAGGACTGGCACAAGGGCATGGACACCTACCTGATGAACGTCATCCGTCCCGTGCGGCTGGTGACGCCCGTCATGCGCGAGCAGAAGGCCGGCTCGATCGTCAACATCTCCACCGCCTGGGCCTTCGAGCCGTCCTCGATGTTCCCCACCTCGGCGGTCTTCCGCGCCGGGCTTGCCGCCTACACCAAGATCTTCGCCGATACCTACGCGGCTGAGAACGTCCGCATCAACAATGTCCTGCCGGGCTGGATCGACAGCCTGCCGGGCACCGAGGAGCGGCGCGAGAGCGTGCCCATGAAGCGCTACGGCACCATGGAGGAGATCGCCGCGACCGTCGCCTTCCTCGCCTCCGAGGGCGCCGGCTACATCACCGGCCAGAACATCCGCGTCGACGGCGGCCTGACGCGCTCCGTCTGACGTCAGGCGAGGGTGCCGAGGGGAATGATCTCCTTCGCACCCTCCTGCCACGCATGGCCCTCCCAGTCGCCGAGCCAGCGCTCGACGCGAAGGCCGGCTTCGGCGATCAGCGCCTCCAGCTCGGCCTTTTCCGGAAAGGCGATGCGCGAGGCGGCGGAGAGGCGCTCGCCGGTGGCGCGGATTTCGTAATGCGTGCCGTAGGTGACGATGCCGGTTCCGGCGTCGAGGGCAACGTCGTTCCACGCGGCGACCGCGCCGAAGCGCGGATGGTCGAGAAGGCGCATCGAATCGTCCGGCCCCCATTCCTCCCATTCCCGGCAGGCGGGGTTGCGGCTGTCGAAGACGAAGCGGCCGCCGGGCGCAAGATGCGCCGCGATGGTGGCGAGCGCCGCACGGCGATCCTCCTGCGTGAGGAAGACCTGGAAGGCATGGCCGGTCAGGACCACGAGGTCGAAGCGGCGGCCGAGCCGCAGCGTGCGCGCATCGCCTTCGACGAACTCTACGCCGCCGGCCCCGGCCTTCGCCCGGGCGATACCCAGCATGGCCGGCGCCGGATCGACCGCGACGACCGTCCGTCCGCCGGAAACCGCGATGGCGAGCTCCCCCGTGCCGCAGCCGAGGTCGAGCATGCTGGCCGCCCCCTCCACCAGCGCCCGGCAGAAGGCGAAATCCGGCGAGCGCTCCCAGCCGTTTTCCAGGTCGTAGAAATCGGCAAGCGCCGGGTCGTGGTAAAGGCGGTCCGCGTCCATCTTCTCTTCCTCCCAACAAAAAGGCCACGCGTTTCCGCGCGGCCCCGAACGATCGGCCTCAGCCGGTGGTCATTTCCCATCGCCGGCGGCGTCGAGGACCTTTTCGCAATGCGTCGGGCCGCCCTTCGGATCGACGCGGTCGCCGACGGCGCGGATATTGGTGATCCTGTAGGCGTCGTTGACGGTGAGTTCCACCGAGCAGGACCTGCCCTTGGCAAAGCCGCCGCGCCACTTGTAGAGCGTCGTGCCGCCCGCGCCGGCCGTGTCGGAAAGCGGCGGGCCATAGGCCGCGAAGAAGCTGCCGGCGGTCTTGCCGTTCCAGCGCGCCTGCAGCGGATTGGTGGGAACGCTGACCGTGGTGCATGCGGTGAGGGCAAGCGCCACGCCTGCCAGGATTGCAATGCGGGAGTTCATTTGTGCCATTTCCTTGGACTTGGTGCGGCCGTTCTGCGGCGACTCGGGACCGGTGCCTTGATTTCGCCATAGCGCAGTGCGCGCCAAAGGGGAATCGCGTCAGCGCCAACTTTGCGGCCGTCCCGCGCGAAGCGCGGCGATACGTGCGGATTTGCAACAGTCGGCGCGGCAGGCCGTCGATGTCAGGCAGGAGGCTGGCTAGGCGAGGGGGATCGCATTGTCCGCCTTGCCCGCCTGGTAGGCGGCCGACAGGGCGTCGTATTTCCGCCGGATCGCTTCCGACCGCGCCTCGAACGATGCGCGCTGCGGCTCGGGAAGGAGGTCGACGAGACCGCGGATCGACCGGCCCGTCCAGAAGGCGTTGGTCCGGTTGTAGCCGCCCGGCTCCAGCGTGAACACCTCCTTCAGGATCTTCAGGTCGTGCGGAATGGAGAACGCATCCCGGGAATCCTCGTGGCTGAAGAAGTAGAAGAAAGTGTCGAACCCGGCCCAGGTGATCGCCGAAAGGCACATGGAGCACGGCTCATGCGTCGACAGGAAGATGAGATCCTTCGTTTCCGGCCGTCCGGCCGCCTCCATCTCGTAGAAGCGCTTCAGGGCGTGGATTTCGCCATGCCACAGCGGGTTTTCCGTCTCGTTGTTGGTCTCGACGAGCACAGCGGCGAAGTCCGACTTGCGCAGCAGCGCGGCGCCGAAGATCTTGTTGCCCGCCGCGACCCCGGCCTCCGTTACCGGGATGATGCCGGTTTCCATCGTGTCGAACAGGGCATCGAGCAGGCGCCCGGCTTCGGTCTCTTCCGCCATCAGGCGTCTCCTCTTGGTGTCATGGGAACGGCGTGGATGCGCGCCATGCCGTCAGGCATGTCGCCGGCGGTAGGGGTTGCATCGCGAAGCAGGGGATCGGGTATCATGTCCACGGTTCCATCGTTGAACCGGCCGTCGGCCGGCTTCGCGGGGGACCCTGTTCCGAGAGGTGCGAACTCCGGATCGTCATCGACATGCGTCGAGCGGGACATTGCGCGCAAGGCCTGCGCCTTGGCTGCCGGCGACCTTGCAATTTTTCCTGAAAGCCTGTCAACAGCCTCGAAAGGGCGATGCAGGCGAGGAGGCGACGATGCCGCATGTGATAGTCAAGATGGTCGAGGGCCGAACGGAAGAGCAGAAGAGGGCGCTCGCCGATGCGCTCGCCAGCGCCGTCACGGCGTCGCTCGGCTGCGGCGAGGACCTCGTGTCGGTCGCGATCGAGGACGTCAGGGACGAGGATTGGATGGCCAGCGTCTATGTCCCGGACATCCGGCAGCGCTCCGGCACGATATACCGGATGCCGGGCTACGGCCCCGAGGATTGAGGTCGTTGCCGCAAACGCCGGCGATTACTGGCGCTGGAGCGTGATCCGGCTCGTCGTCACCATCTTGCCGGAAGCGGGATCGCGGTCCGTCGTCGTGAGCGTCAGGCCGTTCTTCCCGGCCTTGGCAAGGGAAAGATTGGCGCGCCGGTCGCCGTTCACCGCCTTTGCCCAGCCGATGGCAAGGTTCAGCGTATCGCCCTTGCGCCGGCCGGACAGCGATGCCGGCCCGGAGCCGGCCCCGATATAGGATCCGCGATAGGTGCCGCCCGAGATCTTCAGGTCGACGCCGACCGCCCGCGACACGACGACCAGGCCGCGGCACCGCCCCTTCAGGGACAACGAGCTTCCGGTGGTGGCGGAGGTGAACCGGCAACTGACGCCGATGGGCGCCTTGTTGGTGCGCAGCCGCACCTCGCCCTTGCCGGCATATTCACCCTTCAGGCTCCCCAGAAACTGCTCTTCTCCGGCATTTGCCGGCGTGGAGAACAGGAGCGGCACACAGCAGGCCATCATGGCCGGAACGATAGGGTTCATGGTTCTTCTCCCGAAACGTGCAGCGTTGCAGGCCTAACCGCAGGACGCCCCGCGCGGTTCCGCCGCGCGTCAAATTCGGGCGTGCCGTTCCACGCGCCGATTCGAAAGAAACCGTTCGTGTCGTCACTCCGTCCGGGTCGGGCGGCCGTCCCGGCGCATGGTGACGGTGACGGGCCGTGCCGGCGGCCGGGATGAACATCCTCAAGGCCTCGCCGGCTCGACCGCGCCGCTTCCTTGGCGACGCGGGGCGGTGCGCGCGGTGATCAGGCCGTGGCCTGCCCCGCCCATGACCCCTCCGGTTCTATCTTCGATCGCGAAGCGCTTTATGCCGCCGGCCCTATTGACTTTGCGGCGAAAGGATCATGATATATTATATATCAAGACGAAAAGGGGACGCGAATGGTCACGATCAACTGTGACATGGGAGAGGCTTTCGGCATTTACCGGTTCGGTGACGACGAGGCCTGCATGCCCTTTGTGACCCATGCCAACATCGCCTGCGGCTTCCACGCGTCCGACCCGGTCGTCATGGCGAAGACCGTGCGCCTGGCCAGGAAGGCGGGGATCAAGGTCGGCTCGCATCCGGGCCTGCCGGACCGCGAAGGCTTCGGGCGCCGGCCGATGCGCATGACGCGCGAGGAGGTCTCGGCGCTCACCATCTACCAGACGGGCGCGCTGGAAGGTTTCCTGCGGGCCGAGGGCGTGAAGCTCTCCCACATCAAGCCGCACGGTTCCCTGTTCGGCATGGCGCAGAACGAGCCTGAAGTCGCCGAGGGGATCGCGGATGCGGCCGAGGTGTTCGGCGTGCCGGTCATCGCCTTTTCCGATTGCTGCATGTCCGAGGTCTTCACCCGGCGCGGCATCCCGTTCAGTTGCGAATTCTATGTCGACATCGACTACGGCGACGACGGGCGGCAGATCATCTCCCGCGAGCACCCGCCGATCTCGGCGCAGGAAGTGGCGGAGAAAGTCCGCCGCGCCATCGATTCCGGCCTGACCCGCTCGGTCAACGGCAAGGATGTCCAGGTGGTGGCCGAATCGATCTGCGTCCACTCCGACACGCCGAATGCCATCGAGGTCGCCCGGGCGGTCTTCGACGAGTTGAACCGCAGCGGCAAGCTTTCCAGGGATTAGGGCGATGCGCACGCTGGCCGGACAACCGTTGCAGGAGGACATCGTCGAGGCCATCGCCCCGGCCTTGCGGGCGATCGCCGCGTCGATCGGCCCCGAGGGCCGGCATGTCATCTATTGCAACGGCGGCCGTGTGCAGGCTGCGCGCACGGGCAGCGATATCGCCCGCCGGATCTGTTCGGATCATTTCGCCGGGCGCCTGCTGAAGGAAGCGCTTGTCGATGCCGAGCGGCAGTTCGGCGATGGAACCGCCCGGCTGGCCGTGATGGCCGGCGCGGCCCTTGCCGAAGGGCGCCGGGCCGGCGAGGCGGCGATCGAGACGGATCGCCTCGTCGAGGCGCTCGCCTTGCTGCGGCCGAAGCTGGACACGGCCTTCGCGGAAGAGACCCGCGGTTGCGACACCGGCGCCGGGCTCGTCGCTGCCGCCGGGGTGGATGCCACGCTCGCCGGCCTCATTCTCGAAGCGGACGCCGCGGCCGGGCCGGGCGGGCTGGTCGAGGTCTCGGAGGCGCTGGAAAGCGCCGTGACCGCGGTCGACGGCTTCAGTTTCGAGGCGCGCCATGTCGGGGCGGGCGCACTGGCGGCGATGGACGACGTCCATGTCATCGTCGCCAACGAGATGCTGACGGATTTCAGGACGCTCGTTCCCGTGATCGAGGGATTTGCCGACCGCGGCAAGGCGCTGCTCGTCGTGGCGCGCGGCATCGAGGGCGCGGCGCTGCAACTGCTTGAACGGAACCGCAAGGCCGGCGTCGTCAAGACCGCAGCGCTCGTTCCGGGCGACGCCGGGCCGCGCGCCGTCGAAATCCTGGAAGACCTCGCGGCGGCGAGCGGCGCGACGATGATCTGCGCCCAGGCCGGTACCTCCATCGAGGCGCTGAAGCCCGCCATGCTGGGCAGGGCGGCGAAATTCCGTTTCGAGCGCGGGCGGGTCCATCTGGCCGGCGCTGAGGGTGCGCCGGAGCGCATCGCCATGCGCATCGCGCTGGCCGAGGCCGAGATCCGGGCGAAGCGCTACCTGCCGCTCGATCGCGAACATGCCGAGCGCCGCAAGGCGCGCCTTGCCGGACGCTGGGTGGAACTGGTCGTCGCCCGCGGGTTCGAATCCGCCGTGCAGATGGAAAGCGCGCGCCGCGCCCTCGTTGCGCTCCGCGCCGCACGTACGGAAGGCGTCATCGCCGGCGGTGGGCGCGGGCTGGAGAACATCGCCGACCGACTGGGGAGCGTCGCCGCGCACGATGCCGCCGCGCGCGCCGCTGCCACCATGGTCGACGCGGCCCTGCGGGCGCCGGGCCGGTGCCTTCGTCGCAACGCGTCGGAAGCACCCTCGCAGGCGCGCGGTGCCATGCCTGCCTCCGTCGCGGACCCGGCGCGGCTTTCCCGCGACGTGCTGGACGTCGCGCTTTCGCTTGCGGTGCGCCTTGCCGGGATCGGCGGGGCGGTCCTGCGCCATTGAACCTGAATATCGGACAAGAGTGAGACCAGAGCACATGAACAGCGACGTCGTGGATCCGATGCTTGAGATCGAGGACCTCGTCCACTGCTACGGCCCGGTGAGAGCGCTTTCGCATGTCTCCGTCTCCGCCGCCAGGGGAGAGTTCCTGACGATCCTCGGCTCCAGCGGATCCGGCAAGACCACGATGCTGCGGGTGATCTCGGGCCTTGAGATGCCGACATCGGTCAAGAGGCTGCGGATCGGCGGCCAGGACGTCGCCCGCCTTCCGGCGGCCAAGCGCAACTGCACCACCGTGTTCCAGAGCTATGCGCTCTTCCCGCACATGAACGTCGTGGAAAACGTCGCCTACGGCCTGAAGATCCGCAAGGTGAATGCGGCCGATGCGCTGAAGGAAGCGCGGCGGGCGCTGGCGATGGTGCAGCTCGAAGGCAAGGCGGACCGGCGGATCGGGCAATTGTCCGGCGGCGAGCGCCAGCGTGTGGCGCTGGCCCGCGCTGTGGTCACGCAGCCGGCCGTGCTGTTGCTGGACGAACCGCTGGGGGCCCTCGACGAGCGCCTGCGCCAGGACATGCAGATCGAGCTGATGGAGCTCCAGCGCAGTCTGGGCATGACCTTCGTCTACATCACCCACAGCCAGGAGGAAGCCCTGACGATGAGCGACCGCGTCGTCCTGATGCGGTTTGGCCAGATCGTCCAGAGCGGCAGCCCGCTCGATCTCTTCGACCGGCCGGAAAGCCGCTTCGCCGCGGGCTTCATGGGCTACGAGAACATTCTGGAAGCGACGCTGGTGGCGCGGGAAGGGACCTTCGGCACGGTCGAGTTCCCCGGCGGGCTGCGCATCCGCGGCGTGGTCACGGCGACCGGCCCGAAGGTCGGCGATACCGTCGCCATCGCGCTGCGCGCCGAACGCATCTCGCCGGTTTCGGCCATCACGCCCGACAGTGTCGAGGCGACGATCACCAGCCGCATCTACCGCGGCAAGTACACCGACGTCACCGTCGCCACGGGCGCGGGGCCGCTGCGCCTGCGGAGCTGGCATGGCGGGGCAGGCGAGGCCGAGGAAATACAACGGGTTGGCTGGAACACGACGGATGCCGTGATCTTCGCCGAGCAGTGAAATGCAAGCCAGGAAAACCAAAAGGGGATCTACGATGACAGACAGATTTTCGACATACAGCCAGTTCCAGCTCAGCCGCCGCCAGATGCTGGCGGGCATGACGGCGCTGGCCGGCGCCGCCGCGGTCGGCGGCCTGCCTGGCATGGCGGGCGCGCAGGACGTGGCGTCCGTGAAGATTTACGGCGTCCCGACGGCCGCCCTCAAGGACTGGGCTCCGATGGAGAAATCCATCGGCGTGCGCGCCGAGCTCAGCGGCTCCAGCAATGATGTCGGCGTCTTCATGCGCGACGTCATGGGCGCGAACATGGGCGACAGCGTCGACATGTTCGTCTTCGAATCCGGCACGGAGGACATTCTCGGGCCGCAGGGCTTCTACGCCCCGCTCGACGAGGCCAATCCCGAACTGACGCTCTGGGAGCGCACGTCCGACGACTGGAAGCGCTCGCCCGTCGTGCAGGACCGCGAGGGCAAGCAATGGGGCGTGCCCGTTATCGGCAATGCCGACAGCTTCGGCTACTTCCCGGAAAAGCTCGGCATGGCGCCCGACAGCGAGGACGAGCTCTCCTGGTCGCTGATGTTCGACGACGAGAAGACCCGCGGCCGCGTCGCCTACGGCAATGCCTATACCTATTCGATGGGCGTGGCCGCGCTCTATCTCCAGTCGAAGGGCGTGGCGACCTTCGCCGATATCGCCGACCTCAAGCCGGAGGAAGCCAAGGTCGTGGCGGACTTCCTGGTCGAGCGCAAGAAGGCCGGTCAGTTCCGCACGCTCTACGGCGCCTTCGAGGAGCAGATCCAGCTTCTCACCAACAAGGAAGTGGACGTCATCAACTGCTGGGAGCCGGCGGTGCGGGAAGCCAATCTGAAGCTGGGGCCGGACGCCACGCGCTATGCCTACACCAAGGAAGGCTACTTCAAGTGGGGCCACGGCGCCTACATCGCCGCGCAGGCGGCAGACCGCGACAATCTCACCGCGATCTACAAGGTGCTGAACTACTTCCTCGGCGGCGAATACCGCGCGCTGCAGGCGCGTGACCGCGGCTATGCCGGCCCCAACATGGATCTCGGCGTCGAATATGCCGAGAAGAACGGCTGGAGCGCGGACGAGATCGCCGCGCTGAAGGCGACGGAAGCCAAGGTGAACAAGAAGTTCTCCAAGCCGTATGTCTCGACCACCACGCCGGACAATGCCGGCGCGATGGAAGAGGAATGGCAGCGCTTCCTCAACGCCTGAGCGAAGACAGGCTCCGGGCCCGCACCGACATGGGCCCGGAGCCGTCAACGATCCGGAACTTCTTTGGATGAGTGAGATGCAACAGTTTGCAGGCGCCTCGGAAACGACGACGGCCGGCCGCCAAGGTTTCCTGCGCGCGTTCGCCGGAAGGCTCGCCGACATGAACCTGGCCGTGACGGCCATCCTCGTGACCTGGTTCGTCCTGGTCATCGTGCCGATCGTCGTGCTTTTCGCGTTCAGTTTCTTTTCCACCGTGCAGTTCCGCACGGTCTACGAGCCGACGCTCGACACCTGGATCGGACTGTTCTCCTCCGGCCGCTGGGAGGTGACGCTGCGCACCCTGCGCATCGCCCTGACGGTGACGGTGATCGAGCTGCTGATGGCGTTTCCCTTCGCGCTGTGGCTCGCCAAGGGCTGCCGCTCCGCCACGGGCCGGGCCGTCTGCCTCGCCATGCTGACGATCCCCTTCTTCCTCGACATGTCCTCGCGCACCATCGTCTGGCGCGCCATCCTCGGCCAGTCCGGGCTGATCAACACCATGCTGCTCGGCGCGGGCATCGTCGATACGCCGGTGGAATGGCTGCTCTATTCGGAAGTCGCCGTGCATTTCGGCATGATCGTCAGCCTCTTCCCGCCGATGGTGATGCCGATCTACCTCGCGATCAACCTGATCGACGATACCCTGCTCGAAGCCAGCAACGACCTCGGCGCATCGCCCTGGCAGACGCTGACCCGCGTCATCATCCCGCTGTCGCTGCCGGGCATCATGGCCGGCGTGGTGTTCTGCCTCGGTCCGGCGCTCGCCGCATGGGTCGAGCCGGGCATGCTGGGCGGCGGCTTCGTCAACCTCATATCCAATTCGATCGAGAGCGCCTATTCGGCCCTGCGCTATCCCGTCGTCGCGGCCCTGTCGGCCTTCGTGATCCTGCTGCTGCTCCTGCTGCTGGCGGCCATGTACCTGATCGCGCGCCGCTTCGGCGATCCGTCCTCCTCCGTAAGCGTCCTGAAGGGGTGAGACCATGACAAGCCAACAACCCCTGAAGCTGCGCCCGATCGCCTCGAAGCTCGAGCCCAGCTATGCGCCGATCTGGAAGCGCCTCGGCAAATGGAGCGGGCTCGCCATGCTGGCGCTCATCTATTTCCCGCTGCTGTGGCTGATCCTGCTGTCGATCAGCCAGAACCCGCTCGGCGGCATTCCCGGCGCGTTCTCGCTGGAGCATTATCGCGCGCTCTTTTCCAGCAGCGCCTGGCACAAGCCCATGCTGGCAAGCCTCGGCATCGGCGTTGCCGTCGGGCTGATCTGCGCCATCGCCGCGACGATCATCGGCCGGGCCCTGCCGACGCTGAACAGCCCCGGCCGCGTGCTCTTCATGTTCGTCATCCCGCTTTTCGTGCCGGGCATGTCGATGGGGGCGGCCCTGTTCATCTTCGCAAGGGCCGTCCTCAACCTGAAGCTCGGCTTCTGGTCGGTCGCGCTCGGCCATTTCGTCTGGGCGTTTCCCTTCGCGCTGCTGATCGTGCTGGTGGTGACGATCCGCTTCGATCACCGGCTGGTCGAGGCCGGCAAGGATCTCGGCGCCAGCAACTGGCGCGTCTTCTGGGACATCGAGTTCCCGATCCTGATGCCCGGCATCGTCAGCGCGGCGCTGTTCGGCTTCCTGATGTCGTTCAACGAGGTCATGCGGTCGATCTTCCTGCGCGGAACCGCCGAGACCATGCCGGTCTGGAGCTGGGTCCAGGCGGCGGCCCAGCAGAGCCAGGTGCCGATCATCTTCTCGCTGGCCTCGCTGGTGCTGCTCATCACCCTGCCGCTGCTGTGCGGCGTGTTCTGGCTGCTCTTTGCGCGGGTGGGCCGGTCATGGGCATGATGGCGCGGTGCAAGGCCGCCGACGGCTCAGTCCGCCGGCGTGCGCAGGAGGCGCGGCAGCAATGCCTTGGCGGCCAGCTTCAGGTCGTCGGCCATCGCCTCGCGCGCCGCGACGGCGTCCCGGCGCTTCATCGCCGCCAGGATGTTGCGGTGCTCGTCATTGGCATGCTCGCGATAATGGTCGGCGTCGAACAGGCCGTTGAAGACCGGGCCGACCTTCAGCCAGAGCCCCTGGATGACGAGAAGAAGCTCGGGATTGCCCGACTTCTCGTAGA
It encodes the following:
- a CDS encoding cupin, which gives rise to MSQFRARPPAVPTILLDDQVVRVTRWDFEPGADTGHHVHGLGYVVVPMTDCDFLLEEETGERRVHTKAGAVYRREAGIAHNVVNGGDKPMSFIEIEYK
- a CDS encoding SDR family oxidoreductase gives rise to the protein MSANKVAVITAGGSGMGAASARRLAADGFKVAILSSSGKGEALAKELGGVGVTGSNQSNEDLKGLVDLAVSTFGRIDVLVNSAGHGPRAEITAISDEDWHKGMDTYLMNVIRPVRLVTPVMREQKAGSIVNISTAWAFEPSSMFPTSAVFRAGLAAYTKIFADTYAAENVRINNVLPGWIDSLPGTEERRESVPMKRYGTMEEIAATVAFLASEGAGYITGQNIRVDGGLTRSV
- a CDS encoding class I SAM-dependent methyltransferase, with protein sequence MDADRLYHDPALADFYDLENGWERSPDFAFCRALVEGAASMLDLGCGTGELAIAVSGGRTVVAVDPAPAMLGIARAKAGAGGVEFVEGDARTLRLGRRFDLVVLTGHAFQVFLTQEDRRAALATIAAHLAPGGRFVFDSRNPACREWEEWGPDDSMRLLDHPRFGAVAAWNDVALDAGTGIVTYGTHYEIRATGERLSAASRIAFPEKAELEALIAEAGLRVERWLGDWEGHAWQEGAKEIIPLGTLA
- a CDS encoding nucleoside deaminase, whose product is MAEETEAGRLLDALFDTMETGIIPVTEAGVAAGNKIFGAALLRKSDFAAVLVETNNETENPLWHGEIHALKRFYEMEAAGRPETKDLIFLSTHEPCSMCLSAITWAGFDTFFYFFSHEDSRDAFSIPHDLKILKEVFTLEPGGYNRTNAFWTGRSIRGLVDLLPEPQRASFEARSEAIRRKYDALSAAYQAGKADNAIPLA
- a CDS encoding tautomerase family protein: MPHVIVKMVEGRTEEQKRALADALASAVTASLGCGEDLVSVAIEDVRDEDWMASVYVPDIRQRSGTIYRMPGYGPED
- the pxpA gene encoding 5-oxoprolinase subunit PxpA yields the protein MVTINCDMGEAFGIYRFGDDEACMPFVTHANIACGFHASDPVVMAKTVRLARKAGIKVGSHPGLPDREGFGRRPMRMTREEVSALTIYQTGALEGFLRAEGVKLSHIKPHGSLFGMAQNEPEVAEGIADAAEVFGVPVIAFSDCCMSEVFTRRGIPFSCEFYVDIDYGDDGRQIISREHPPISAQEVAEKVRRAIDSGLTRSVNGKDVQVVAESICVHSDTPNAIEVARAVFDELNRSGKLSRD
- a CDS encoding ABC transporter ATP-binding protein, with the translated sequence MNSDVVDPMLEIEDLVHCYGPVRALSHVSVSAARGEFLTILGSSGSGKTTMLRVISGLEMPTSVKRLRIGGQDVARLPAAKRNCTTVFQSYALFPHMNVVENVAYGLKIRKVNAADALKEARRALAMVQLEGKADRRIGQLSGGERQRVALARAVVTQPAVLLLDEPLGALDERLRQDMQIELMELQRSLGMTFVYITHSQEEALTMSDRVVLMRFGQIVQSGSPLDLFDRPESRFAAGFMGYENILEATLVAREGTFGTVEFPGGLRIRGVVTATGPKVGDTVAIALRAERISPVSAITPDSVEATITSRIYRGKYTDVTVATGAGPLRLRSWHGGAGEAEEIQRVGWNTTDAVIFAEQ
- a CDS encoding extracellular solute-binding protein, whose product is MTDRFSTYSQFQLSRRQMLAGMTALAGAAAVGGLPGMAGAQDVASVKIYGVPTAALKDWAPMEKSIGVRAELSGSSNDVGVFMRDVMGANMGDSVDMFVFESGTEDILGPQGFYAPLDEANPELTLWERTSDDWKRSPVVQDREGKQWGVPVIGNADSFGYFPEKLGMAPDSEDELSWSLMFDDEKTRGRVAYGNAYTYSMGVAALYLQSKGVATFADIADLKPEEAKVVADFLVERKKAGQFRTLYGAFEEQIQLLTNKEVDVINCWEPAVREANLKLGPDATRYAYTKEGYFKWGHGAYIAAQAADRDNLTAIYKVLNYFLGGEYRALQARDRGYAGPNMDLGVEYAEKNGWSADEIAALKATEAKVNKKFSKPYVSTTTPDNAGAMEEEWQRFLNA
- a CDS encoding ABC transporter permease → MQQFAGASETTTAGRQGFLRAFAGRLADMNLAVTAILVTWFVLVIVPIVVLFAFSFFSTVQFRTVYEPTLDTWIGLFSSGRWEVTLRTLRIALTVTVIELLMAFPFALWLAKGCRSATGRAVCLAMLTIPFFLDMSSRTIVWRAILGQSGLINTMLLGAGIVDTPVEWLLYSEVAVHFGMIVSLFPPMVMPIYLAINLIDDTLLEASNDLGASPWQTLTRVIIPLSLPGIMAGVVFCLGPALAAWVEPGMLGGGFVNLISNSIESAYSALRYPVVAALSAFVILLLLLLLAAMYLIARRFGDPSSSVSVLKG
- a CDS encoding ABC transporter permease, whose amino-acid sequence is MTSQQPLKLRPIASKLEPSYAPIWKRLGKWSGLAMLALIYFPLLWLILLSISQNPLGGIPGAFSLEHYRALFSSSAWHKPMLASLGIGVAVGLICAIAATIIGRALPTLNSPGRVLFMFVIPLFVPGMSMGAALFIFARAVLNLKLGFWSVALGHFVWAFPFALLIVLVVTIRFDHRLVEAGKDLGASNWRVFWDIEFPILMPGIVSAALFGFLMSFNEVMRSIFLRGTAETMPVWSWVQAAAQQSQVPIIFSLASLVLLITLPLLCGVFWLLFARVGRSWA